Genomic DNA from Panthera leo isolate Ple1 chromosome A1, P.leo_Ple1_pat1.1, whole genome shotgun sequence:
GTAAGAAGCTTCACGATTTAATTAAGGTCTACGACAAATCTTGGGATATAATTTGTAAAAAGCCAATACCCTTCAGTTtgggtaaaattttaaaaagaccgTAGGTTAACATTCTCTCAGCTCTTTAGACAGCGCAAACACTGATGGGCTGGGTAGGTGGGGATGAAATGACAGGCACAAAAACATAGCCCCGAACAGACCTTTTGTACCTACTTGGAGAAAAgatgttttctgattttaaaatactcttaTTATGTCAATGACCTTCATTTCATACATTATGTATAATTCAGTAGGTGGCAAATATTATACACTTTCTTCAGAATATTGAATAACCAAGGCTCAGTTAAGCAATGCACCTGTCTGGTGGGCCAGTCACCAGTGCCACACAGAGAACTTCTTGAACTACCTAACTAGAAGAAGAAAGCAACTAGATTCTCAAACTGCGGCAAagcaataaaacacaaaaagcgACTGtgttcagaaacaaaataaagttaaaaatttcagATTAAAACCTAAACAtgcaatttaaaattctaaatcacTAAAATAATTAGTAAGCACATTAGTTCGCAGTGATAAGCAGCTTATATTTCCCCACATTATGCTAggcaattataaaaattaatatttatacaaACCAAAATTTTGGTTCTAAAAAGTGAATTAACACAAAATCATCCTCTGTGCATCAGTAGATGTTGAAAAGGTTACCAACAAAGGGACAATTATTTAAACGTTATAAAGAGTTTCCAAGCAATTTCAACAATTTGCATATCCATCTTTACTCTGGCACTATCACACTGTCACACACTATAATGTCTTcgaaaataaaagctaaaactgaGCAGTGCCTTTTCAACCTATGTTCAAAAAAATACAGCTCTATCCTAAAACCATTAAAACAACCAGAGTTATGCCTATGTAGCCTGCTGTCAAACAAATCGAGAATGGAAAAACATGGAGATACCGAAGGGACAGACGACTATgagccaaagagaaagaaaaaattgatgaTCTCAAGCACTTCATTTACATCTACCAATAGAACGATttttctaaacaaagaaaaatactacaaaattaaaattcttcctcATTCCCTGACAACAATGACCCCTccttttaattaataataaaaacccaTCACCTAGATTTTAAGtgaacatgaaaagaaataacagctgaagaATGTAAAGACCAAAAATTCAAACTCCCTCTATTTAACCTCATTCCCTCACCTCTGCTGCCCCTCAAAATGGATCAGATTTAAAGTTAGGACCATAGAATTTTTCATCTAACCAGGACACTTTTGGAAATGAAAGAAGTCACCATTAATAACTATACCAGAACAGCAGAAGCAAACCAGGACTGTCCTGAGCAATGATCATCTGACATTAATCCAATACAAAACAACTTAATTTCTTCACTTAACAGTCTTCATATTTCATTCTTGAACACTGTCCTGTTTCCACCATTTTCTTTTATACCTTTTCCTATTTCCTATCTCTTcctatttgtgtattttccttttacatcTTCTCATGTTTCCAATGTCTAGAACAGGCATACCTCCAACCAGTGGGAGTCTAGGGCTAAAATTCTTTATTGTGGTTTTCAGCCATATGAAGATGACTATCGACTTTGACATATCTCATAAAGATGATCTCAAAACTTCTGCAAGCCCGGCCCCACCTCTTACCTAATCCACTATATAACTACTAAGATTCACAGACTGCTTGAAGTACTTGAAGAGATGCATGTACCAGGTCTCTTCCTGATCAAATAACTATACATTCCTCATAAACACTTGTGTACTTTGAaattattggttttttttaactgttgccCTCTACTAAACCTCCTATTTAGAGTGAAAGCACGTAGAGTGTCCAAACTGGAGTCTTTTATCTCCTATCTGATCTCTGTACCAGAAAACAGCACATGTCATCAAAGACAAAACATGTGAAGTCATGTATTTTAAGTGTGGTCTCTGAAGCAGCTGCATTAAAATCATCTGAGGTGCTTACCAAGCATGCAGATTCTTGGGACCTCCGATGACCTAATGAATCTTAATCTCTGGGAGGTGAGGCCCTGGAACCTGTATATCCAACATGCACTCTACCAACCCTGGAGAGGCCCTAGTTTTTCTTTGTGCTTGAACCTTAATAACCACACAGCATAAGAGTTCTTATTAAAACtgtgctcaggggcgcctgggtggctcagtcggttgggcggccgacttcggctcaggtcatgatctcgcagtccgtgagttcgagccccgcgtcgggctctgtgctgacagctcagagcctggagcctgcttcagattctgtgtttccctctctctgaccctcccccgttcatgctctgtctctctctgtctcaaaaataaataaacgttaaaaaaaaaaaacaacaaaaaactgtgcTCAATTAAAACTACAGGTGTGTTTCTGACAAAATGCTATCAAGCTAAGTTTTTCCCATCCCAAATTCAAACAGTTAATTTTCTGAGCCAAATGTATGTACCCATGTTAAACATAATCATTTTAGTCTCAGCCTGATTTGGTCTTTTTGAAACTTGGTTctgttaaagagatttttttaaatgttcgttTTAAGCCATTCACACATAATGAGCACAGTAGTCCCTTCTTATCTGTGGAGGAtgcattccaagacccccagtgggtgcctgaaaccacagacagtACTGAACCCCATATATactatggtttttttctttacatatctaCCTACGATgaagcttaatttataaattaggcacagtaagagactGACAACAAAATCTAACAATAAActagaataattataacaatatatggtaataaaagttatgtgaatgtggtctctgtctctcaagacaTCTTATTGTATGTACTCACTATTCTTGTGATGAGGTGAAAAGATAAATTGCCTACGTGTTGAGATGAAGTGCAGCCAATGATGCAGGCACAGTAACATAGTAACGTAATGTTAGGCTACAATGACCTTCTGACAACATGTCAGAAGGAGGGCCATCTTCTTCTAGACCTTGACTGACTGCGGGTAACTGAAACCACggaaaagcaaaaccacagataaggaAGTGGGGAAGGACTACTTACTCTCCAGCACTGATAAAATGCAAAAGAGGACAGAACCAAGGACAGAGCCATCAAATCGGACAACATCCTGCAGAGTTCTTCTACTGGCGACAGGCCCCTTAATGCCACGGGCCACTAACCCTGGTTCTCTCATTTTAACCCCAGGATTTCCAAAGCAACAACATCAACCCTCACGGAAATTCTAGAAACCTGTATTTCTCCAAGATGAGAGAAGAATTTTAGTGTTAACTTCCTATACCAGGTTAGAGTCATGGAAAAGGCCACATGATGTTTGTGATATTACCCCTACGTCCCACTACCACTTTTAAAGACTGCCTTTTGGGAACTCGATTTTAAGATGTATTGGTGGTTTACGCAGCATTTTAAGAAACTATGACAGAACAGatgttctataaaaatattaatactggTTAATCCAAGCATCAAACAAAATGCTCTGAGATGATGTGTTCTAACAGGTGAAaagccatttcttttccttcctcccctccttccatgGTCTTCTCGCCTCCCCCTACTGCTCAGTCACTTCCAAGGGTTCTGTTCAACTGAAGCCTCACAGGGTCCCTTCCACAGCCTGAAACTAAGAACCCTTTCCTCTCCCTACACTCAGCTGTGGAGGGCATTTATTATTTCCAATTATCAATTAATGTGGGTCAGAATTTATGGCATTTTATAGTTTAGTCAGGAATGCCTTTATAGagttaatagaagaaaaaatgtactgcaattaataaaatattcaaaggaatGTTATTATGAACAAAATTAACTAAGAAAAGTTATATATGAGGTTAAGTGCCTTCTGCTGTACAAAACCGTATTTTTATGATGAGTTTATGTATTATTTCCAGTCAGTCACATATAAATGCTCTAGGTCATTTTGTTCCTCAATAGCAGGCTAAGTGAGAACTCCTTCTCCAGAAAGATATTACTTTAACTAATAACAAGAAAATTCCAGGGCCATTTTGATACCTTTTACAGATAACTGTCCTTTACCCcagactagaaagaaaaaagaagtaccctttttaaagtaagaaatacattttttccatcAAAACTTCACAAAAGTCTGGGAAAATTCTCAGGGTATAAATCCAAATGTATGCAATATTTTTCATATCAACTACTGGCACACCCAAAGAAAATTAGCTTGGCTTGTTACTGTATCTAATACATGTGCAAAACCATTAGAACCGTATTATGGataataaagtatgttttaaaaacaatggcAGAATTTTCAAATTCATAATTCTTAAACCCCCGGTGTGAAGCTACTTCTGAGGTCTGAGGATCACACGTACAACTTCAGTTACCTTTCACTTAGGTGATGAAAACTGCTGCTCTCATCCTGGTGTTCATCTTCAAAACTTAAATTGGACCAGCTGCCAGTGCTGTCATCACCAATACTGAGGTTCAGCTGCTGGCTGCCCAGAGACTCAGTTGACTGaaagtcttctatttcttttggactagaaggaaggaagggagagagggaggggaaaaagaaaaccaatccGAAAGCATCAGATTCTGAATTCTAAGGCTATCAATTTGACGATAAAGAGGACAAAAACAAGACACAATATTCAGAGCCACACCAGTGGCCCATCCAACACTTTGTGTCTGCTAATGAAGAGACTTTGTAGGAGAGCATACTAATTTCAAAGTGAACTGAGCTCTATCTGTTATGGATCCACCCAAGTGCTACATTTATCTAACTTCTCTTTAAAGCAGTTCATATTTTAACTGGGACCTTAAGTTTACCACCTACTTTTAaggctgtactttttttttttttatttttttttttttttaacgtttatttatttttgagacagagagagagagacagagcatgaacaggggaggggcagagagagagggagacacagaatctgaaacaggctccaggctctgagctgtcagcacagagccggacgtggggctcgaactcacggaacacgagatcgtgacctgagctgaagtcggccgcttaaccgactgagccacccaggcgccccttaaggcTGTACTTTTATTTGTACTGACAGGAAGCTCTTTCTGGctttaagaataaaaaagcagTTTGAGGAATTCAACTACTGTCAATCAAGCCTACAGTCAAACCAGCCagatctctttaaaattttgagCATGGATCATAAcccttctcattatttttttcaatgaagaagagacatttacatttttattccatcTTCACAAGAAAGACCATTCACTATTCAATTACTCTAACTGCCCATTCTATATTTTGTTCTCAacttaacagtttaaaaattgtatttttaaagacgATGAGGAAAAATGTTAGTCTTTTGATCAAAACCTCTGGTGGCCTCTCACCGATCAGAGTCCAGATCCTTATACTTGCTGGTATGATTCCCTCTCGTGATTCCCTCCATCTTGTTTCACCTCTTACTCTCCCCAGCTCACCAACGTCAGCCATGCAGCCTCTGTGCTATTTCCCCAACATGCACAATCCTACCCCTTTGTCTGGTACCAATTCCCACATGACTTCTTCTCTCTTCACCCTGGGCTCTTGGCTCAAATGTTACTCAGTGTTGCTTCCCTAGCTACTGCCCACCATCCCCACCTGCTGCCACTGACCACCACCATCCATCgtcaccctaccccaccccaccccacctctatCCACCTCTCTTTTAGTTTTCCTCCAAAGCCCTTATCACTCTGTGacatatttcataatttacttCTTTGTCTTATTCCATTGGAACATAAGCTCCAGAGAACACGTATTTTTGACCGTCTTACTTATTtctgtattcccagtgcctgggATAGATCCTGAACTGCCCACCCCCTTGGGGgctatcttcattttatatttaagatacaGCAACCAGAATTATAGTGGATGGGCACATTACAGTTTTGAGCCATAATGGAGcactcctttgttcttttttttaaacacttctctGGAATGTGCCACAATCTAATGGTTTTTTGGCTGAAATGACCCACTAGATGAGGTCCAGAGAAGAGTTTTAATGACTGCTGAGTTATTCTGCCTCATAAATAACAGCTCAGAATACAGTTTAGATGTTTGCTCTTCTAAAAATGCACTACCATATAATTCCCCATTTAATACTCACATACCACCCTTCTGTACATTATAGCTCTGTGAAATATTTATGGTTATTTTCACGAATCAAACATTTGCAAGAAAGGGGACACTAGTGAAAGAATCCAAAcgatacctttaaaaataatccatcTGAATGAATCCCCCTTAAAGCTTCAAAGGCAAACCATTTTAACATCAGAAACAGAAACTGGGAAACAGCACACTATACACACTAGAGTCAACTTTTAACGATCAGCACTTATAGAACCCTAGCCCAGTtattaagaaaagaagagaaaagggaaaagaaatacaaagcaataTTCCACTGGCCTTGACAAAACGTTGGAATAGACAGCACCAGCTTTTATGAACAAGTCCAAGGGCTGACTTACTCACCCAAGGGAGTAGGAAGGGAAAGTGAAAATACTGAGCTATCAATAATAGCATTTGCCAGGCCCTCGAGGGATGTCTTAGAGACTCCAATCTAGAGGTGAGTCTCTTTTTCTCCCACAGGCCTGGGGAGGCGCACagggagaaacatttaaaatagtctGAGGCTAATTTTATTTGAGGAAGATTGCTACAGGGGTAGAAAAGCCTAGTTTACTACAACTtatttatccatatatttattAACCACTTCTTATATGTCTATCATCATATTAAGAACTGATAGGTAatcatgaacaaagaaaatgcagGTCTAGGACAaaagtttgcaaatatttaccaTAAAGGGCCAAAGAGCAAACACTTAGGCACCGTTGGCCACAGATCTCTATTCCAACTACTCAATTCTGCAACTAAAGCATAGAAtcagccacagacaatacataaatgaatgagcacaGCTGTGTCCCAACATAACTTTATGTGAGGaacataaaatttgaatttcatataattttcacgtCACAAAATAGTATTCTTTTGATTTATCAACCACCGAGGAAATGTAAACACCAGTCTTAGCTCACAGATgattacaaataaaacaaaaagcagtggCCAGATCTGGCCCGTGGGTTATAGTGTGCCAACTCCTGCTCTAGGAGAAAGGAGGCTGCCTGGTAGGGACCGCCCAGAAACAGCTCAAGAGGACGCTATGGAACAACTGCAGTCCAAGGTCCTCAACAAACcatctccctattttaagatggctaagaagagagacagacattGCCACGGCTTTGACAAAAGCCActaaaaaatctgagaaaatccTGTGACTCCATTAAATCCCACCCCGACTCTAGGAACTTTCTCTTTTCAGTGGGACTAGCAAAATCCTACCAGCTAATAACAGTGATGATCCTGATGCTTCCCAGGGAGGCAAAAAAGGTTAAAAGCGCAAATCTGAACTCAAGTGTCAGAGTCTCTGAGCACAAGACACAGCACAAGACCCTGTGAGGCTCTTAGAAATGTCCCCTTAGATAGGGGCCTATCAAgagaagggaggggcgcctgggtggctcagtgggttaagcgtcgacttcagctcaggtcatgatctctcggtttgtgagttggagacccgtgttgggctctgtgctgacagctcggagcctggagcctgcttcagatactctgtctgtctgtctgtctctctctcccctcccctgcttactctctgtctccccccccacaaaagtaaatacaataaacattaaaaaaagaatcttaaaaaaaaaaaaaaaaaaagaagcagtgatAGCAGCAgtgaaaatctttgtttttaaagctttcttcctCACAGCAATTGGTTAAATTATGTTCTTTATAAGAAAACTTACctttgtgaagagaaaaaaataaaacactataaaaaaatttaatctcaGAGTAGTTGGTTATCATTTGCTTTATACATTTGCTGTATAAAACCCTCCAGCTGTTCTTTCAATCCAGCTTTACCTACTTCGTAGCTCTGTGAACGAGGCAAGGTGACCATCCTCCCTAAGCTTCTTTTTCCAGCTTGGGAGATGGTTAACACCTCCCCTCAGAGGGctgctggggaaaaaatgagacaaCACAGACGAGGACTAATGTACAGGATATGAAACAATACACAAATGTAGTATGGAAAATTTTTTGTTAACTTAGGAGTTAAAAATAATTGTACCTTTCGGAACAGGACCTAAGACCCATATGATCAAGTTTAACGTTTCATTCTATCCTAAGACCCAAAAGAAATCTGAGACTCACCTGCTAACAGCACGTCCAACATTGGTCATCGCCGACGTCATTATTTCTGTGGTAAGGCTTTCAGCAAAGCTAACGCCATCCTGTCCAATCCCGCTGTCAGCCACCAGACTGGTATTGCTcagttctctctctgctttttcaaTAGCTTCAGCAACTATCTTCTCCGCAAGCACTGTCTTCTTATCAAGACCAACATGAATTTGTGGGACATCAAGATGAAAAATTCTAGATTCCTGATAGATGTTGCTAAGTTTTGACTTAGAAGCTGGCTGACTAGTAGCAAGTGAATCCTGCCTGGAAACATGTTGAGATGAATTTCCAGTGCAATCGTGCAGTTCTTTACGGTCACAATATCTGCAGGGTTGACTTATAAGAGGTGACAACTTTTCTGCATAAGTGACCCTATCAGCTGCTTTTGTGGACTCAGACGCATGGAAAACTGCAGATCCTAAACTGAGCTCTAAGGTATCATCCGCTACTTTTTTCGCATACTGTTCTATAGCTTGAACCACACTCTCTCCATAACCAAACCCATTTAAGCTGCCTGTACTGTGGTAAAATCTGTGATTTTGCGGGGAAGGCTGAAGAGCCTGAGGAAATTCTGGCTCAGCGGGTGACCTGGTTTCTTCATCACGTCCAGACTTTTCATAAAGGCAAGAATCTGTTAAGGATTTTGGCAAGCCAACTGTAGACACTGTCAGCTCTTTTTTAACATCTCTTGTTACGCTGTGAGCAAGAGAGGCTGAAAAACTATACAGTTCAGAGCAGTCATTTTTGTATGTATCCAGCGTCCAttcacaagttttatttttgcaaaggtAAACTCCACTTCTTTTACTTTGCCGTTCGTGATCTACTTCTTGGTGGTGTCctttatttaagaatattaagaGGTCGTTCTTGGTTGTCACCTGTGAGCTCTGCACGGAGAACATTTTTGAGCCGCACTTCATTTGGACTGCCTTCGCTGCTTCTCGTAATCCCGACTTAACAGATCGATAGGCAAGTCTATTGGCATACTGATCCATTATTAACTCACTATTACCACCTTCCTGTTTGAGCACTTGGATAATGTGACCAGCATATTCGTCTGTCACGCTTTCGCAGCTGGGATACTTGTACGTCAGACCAGACACACAAGAACTTGGTGGTAATGAAAGACTGGACGGATCTACTTCTTTGGGGTCTGCTAGAGCCTCCATCTCCAACTTCTCTTCTGATCTATCGTCTCGGCCACCGTCCACGTAACAACTATTCCTCCTTTGCCTGAAAAGCACACAGCTTCTAACTTTTGCTATTTTCTCAGCCTCCGTAATGACTTCTGCTGCCAGGTCACCTGCAAAATTGCATaatatttgtaagttttcctcTGAGTGACTTAAAGCAGTAGGTGACACACTTCTTTGACTCTTCACAGTTAAGCAAGGGCTTTTAACCTTGGGTTCCTGAGTTACTTTATTATCTAAATGGGAAGCTGCCATTTCTGTGGCCAGAGAAATGATGTGCGTAGCTAACGATTCCGCAAACTGAACTTTCTTCCCTGAGTGCTCTGACTTCACATCCACTTCCGGATGCTCTTCGTCTTCACTGCTTTCCACTTCTTCTGAAAGAGATCGCATGAGTTTCAACAtgaactcttctttttctatagtattttgttCACTTTCAGACAAACTACCAACAGATGAGTTGTGAGGCGTAGAGGGTGGTGTAGCAGGTGCGAATTCTTTTGCCAATTCCCCCTTGAGCTTTTTGGTTAACTTCTTGATATCCCATTCAGAACTAGCCTGGGATGGTACTAGAGGAGTGGATGGAGGAGTATCGGGTATCACATTGCCGTCTCTAATCTTCTGTTTATCTTCCACGTGCAAACCATCTACACACGTAAGCACTGTAGAGGAGAAAGTATGTGAATGAGGACAAGGGTGGTCTTGACCAAAACACAAGGGCTCAAGTGCTGCATTATTCAAATTATCCTTTTTCATGGATTTGTCTTTAGCAACTTCCTTCAAATCAGGTTTCTGACCCACAATTGTCAGACAAGGTTGTGGTGTCTCTAAAGAAAATCCATGAACTATAGAACCTTTACATTCTGGAACACAGTCCTTTCCTACTGAAAGTGAACAGGGGGTTAAGTGATCTTGACCATCGAGAAATTTGGGGAACTTTTCCAAGGTCAACTGTGACTCTTCTCCAGGAACAAGCAAGTTTTCCTTGCATTCAGCATTTTTATCTACATTTGAGATCGCTGATTTGCTTTTATCGATGGAATGTTTAATAATAGATTTAGATAATCGATCAGCAAACATATCCTTATTGCTAACTTCGCTCTGTTGCACTGTTGCTTGAtcagaacagaaaggaagggtTTCTCCCTTTACTGTTTTAGTTACACCATCTGTTTGTTCATCAACTGTTTTTGTACATTTGAATGATGTCATTGACTCTAAAGTTTCATTTACAATCGTATGCACCATTGCTGCAGAAAAGTTGTTAATAATCACAGGATCACTTGTTAATTTTGAAGAGCTCTGCACTTCAGCAGCATCATTAGTTGGTTTAAAGTCATTCTGGTTACCTGGATTGTGGTCTGAGGgtaaacaaatatttctgagaCACGCTACTTCCTcgtctttgttttttgtggtaACACATGTCTGGATAGAATCGCCATTCAAATTACTATCATCCGATGACCGACGAGATTTTGACTGATATATATTAGATGAGATATGATATGGGAGAAGGGCACTTCCTGCCAAGGGTACTGGTATCGAAGTAACAATTCCAGAAGTACAAAACAAGGCCTGCTGTACTGTGTATTCCTTTTTATGTTCCTGCATGGGTTTGGTCTCCATAAGGGTCTGGTTGTTAAAAGCAGGGGAAAACGTGGAGGTCTGTGTCGGCGGCACTAAATTTCCTGCACTGGCATCCTTTATGGTATCTGTGGAAACACTAACTGCTGCCTTGGTTGAGAAGGTCACACCGGCTTGTGAAAGCTCGATGAATGCTTCCTGTAATACAGACTCAGACAGGTCTTTTGCGTAGGACTTCACTGCTTTGTCTTCATAGTCAAACGGCCAACGCTGTGGAGATGCGGGTGTTGGGGGACAGGAAAACTGACACACCTCCATGATGCCTTCAAAAACAAGCTCTTCCGCAAGATCCGCAGCAAACCGAGCGACTGTGTTTGTGAATATCTGCTTTTTTACATACTGTAAATCCctgaaagcatttgataaagctTCACTCACCAAAAAATTAGCCAGACCACTAACAGCACGTTCTCTCAGTGAAAACGCACACTGTCTTCTCAGCTCGTTAAATGCCATCTGAAAAACAGAGGATGTCAATTTGATAGCCAGGTGACACAATGCATTGGTACACGAAGAGACTCCTTTCTGTAAGTCTTTAAATGCACTGCCAAAACTTTTTTCCACAAGGTCTGAGGCAAATTTCTGAATAGTATCTTTAATCATCaaggatttatttttagatttacttTTTTGATCAAGGCTTCCACTGTGAAGagctgtggttttattttctcccttcttaatGCTATTAATGTCTGATGTGGCATTAGTATGTTGGGTATGAAGAACAGAGCCCAGAACCTTACATGAGATGCTATTCGCATAATCCTCATAGGTGTAATAAACAGAATCATGATCTTCATGAATCCTATCTCCACCAATATCTGTTTGGCAAAAACATTCAGCAGGAGTACAACCTCCAAGAGGGCTAAAGGCAGAGGATCGAATAGGGCTAAACAAACCACTGTCCTCCCCTGACGCCTTCACTGGGCGAGGTGAATCCGGGGCATCACACAGGTTACTGTAAGGGGATTCTGGTTTACGAGGAGTTGGCTTTCTAACGTTAGCTGGGAGAGCTGGACGCTCAAACTTGAATTTTTGAGGATTCATAGTAGTAGTTACAGAACAAGATTTTTCATGTTTGTGTCCTTTCTTTTGCGACGGCTTCCCTACAACAGGATCTTTTAGAAATGGACAAGAAGTCTCTAAAGTTTGTTCTAACTCATCAAACTGATCAAAACTATCAAAAAATTCACTTACTTCTGAGTCTGAATCCTCTATATCATCTTTCATCACAGGAATTTTAGGTAACTCAAGttttgcttttaaacttttttgataTCCTTCTTCATCCAAGAAAATAACAGGACTTGGACTTGAGCATTCAGATTCAGAGGAATAggcaggagaagaagaaaacaacattttCTGTGTATCACTACCTTTATCTGAAGCATTAGATGATCTATAGAAACTCTTTTGGATCCAAGGCTCAGAAATTAATGTTGTGACTGAAGTTTTCACAGAAGGTAGTTCTTTATGTCCCAGCATATTTATTAAGGAAGTTGAAGGT
This window encodes:
- the AKAP11 gene encoding A-kinase anchor protein 11 isoform X1, giving the protein MAAVQTSRNSHVKTRASVRKSFSEDVFQSVKSLLQSEKELCSVSAEDCLKQEEHANLTEVTFLGFNEETDAAHIQDLAAVSLELPDLLNSLHFCSLNENEIICMKDINKSSDGNNGSPNQSHHSGMLCVMRVSPTLPRLRIDFIFSLLSKYATGIRYTLDTYLHQKRQLETAQEDDDDTNQSVSSIEDDFVTAFEHLEEEEPLKPFTDGISIAALKSQCDAASQTSSGHHLETHDLRILVSSGRQKSLAKPSTSLINMLGHKELPSVKTSVTTLISEPWIQKSFYRSSNASDKGSDTQKMLFSSSPAYSSESECSSPSPVIFLDEEGYQKSLKAKLELPKIPVMKDDIEDSDSEVSEFFDSFDQFDELEQTLETSCPFLKDPVVGKPSQKKGHKHEKSCSVTTTMNPQKFKFERPALPANVRKPTPRKPESPYSNLCDAPDSPRPVKASGEDSGLFSPIRSSAFSPLGGCTPAECFCQTDIGGDRIHEDHDSVYYTYEDYANSISCKVLGSVLHTQHTNATSDINSIKKGENKTTALHSGSLDQKSKSKNKSLMIKDTIQKFASDLVEKSFGSAFKDLQKGVSSCTNALCHLAIKLTSSVFQMAFNELRRQCAFSLRERAVSGLANFLVSEALSNAFRDLQYVKKQIFTNTVARFAADLAEELVFEGIMEVCQFSCPPTPASPQRWPFDYEDKAVKSYAKDLSESVLQEAFIELSQAGVTFSTKAAVSVSTDTIKDASAGNLVPPTQTSTFSPAFNNQTLMETKPMQEHKKEYTVQQALFCTSGIVTSIPVPLAGSALLPYHISSNIYQSKSRRSSDDSNLNGDSIQTCVTTKNKDEEVACLRNICLPSDHNPGNQNDFKPTNDAAEVQSSSKLTSDPVIINNFSAAMVHTIVNETLESMTSFKCTKTVDEQTDGVTKTVKGETLPFCSDQATVQQSEVSNKDMFADRLSKSIIKHSIDKSKSAISNVDKNAECKENLLVPGEESQLTLEKFPKFLDGQDHLTPCSLSVGKDCVPECKGSIVHGFSLETPQPCLTIVGQKPDLKEVAKDKSMKKDNLNNAALEPLCFGQDHPCPHSHTFSSTVLTCVDGLHVEDKQKIRDGNVIPDTPPSTPLVPSQASSEWDIKKLTKKLKGELAKEFAPATPPSTPHNSSVGSLSESEQNTIEKEEFMLKLMRSLSEEVESSEDEEHPEVDVKSEHSGKKVQFAESLATHIISLATEMAASHLDNKVTQEPKVKSPCLTVKSQRSVSPTALSHSEENLQILCNFAGDLAAEVITEAEKIAKVRSCVLFRQRRNSCYVDGGRDDRSEEKLEMEALADPKEVDPSSLSLPPSSCVSGLTYKYPSCESVTDEYAGHIIQVLKQEGGNSELIMDQYANRLAYRSVKSGLREAAKAVQMKCGSKMFSVQSSQVTTKNDLLIFLNKGHHQEVDHERQSKRSGVYLCKNKTCEWTLDTYKNDCSELYSFSASLAHSVTRDVKKELTVSTVGLPKSLTDSCLYEKSGRDEETRSPAEPEFPQALQPSPQNHRFYHSTGSLNGFGYGESVVQAIEQYAKKVADDTLELSLGSAVFHASESTKAADRVTYAEKLSPLISQPCRYCDRKELHDCTGNSSQHVSRQDSLATSQPASKSKLSNIYQESRIFHLDVPQIHVGLDKKTVLAEKIVAEAIEKAERELSNTSLVADSGIGQDGVSFAESLTTEIMTSAMTNVGRAVSSPKEIEDFQSTESLGSQQLNLSIGDDSTGSWSNLSFEDEHQDESSSFHHLSESNGNSSSWSSLGLEGDLYEDNLSFPTTDSDGPDDKDEDHEDDVEGLEQDRKILLITNIDMEPCTVDPQLRIILQWLVASEAEVAELCLHDSAKKEFMQLSKRLQGKGWKVGDLLQAVLRYYDMREKTPGEERCKSLFDWLLENA